The window TAAAGAAACTGGCGGAGGTCGAAAAATAAGTCGCTGAGCCACCGAGGACGTCATCACCACGGCCAAAAGGGGTTTCAACACTATCAAAAGCAACAGAACCGATAACTAGAATATCCATGAGAGCCTTTCATGATCATTTTGTCTGAAATAACAGTAATTTATCATTTAAGCAAATCTAACAACTTTTAGCAATGCTCGTCATCGCCTCTAATCAAGATATTTGCCGAGGAGCAAGTCAAGATTATTGCGGGTTTGTTCCGGGATCGTTGCAGGATCAGTCATAATAGCAAACTGCAGTGAGTCTCCGCAGGAACAGCCGGCATCAGAGGCGAGGGAAGAGACGGCTTCTTTAATGATATTACGCGCCATGGCAACGTTCTGCTTAATAATGGCCAGAACAGCCTCGACAGTCACGTCATCGTGACCTTCGTACCAGCAGTCGTAATCCGTTGCCAGGGCGACGGTGCCGTAGCAAATTTCAGCCTCACGTGCCAGCCGTGCCTCAGGGATATTGGTCATGCCGATGATATCGACACCCCAGGAACGATAAATTTTCGACTCGGCACGCGTAGAGAAGTTGGGCCCTTCGATACAGACGTAAGTCCCCCCCTTATGTACCGTCGCGCCGGCACGCTGCCCGGCTTCCACCAGCACGTCGCATAACTCAGGGCAGACCGGGTCGGCAAACTGAACGTGCCCGGTGACACCCTTGCCGAAAAAGGTTGATGCGCGTTTGCCCTGGGTCCGATCGAAGAATTGATCCGGGATCACGATGTGCCCGGGCACGATCTCTTCTTTCATACTGCCAACGGCGGAGACAGAGATAATCCTCTGCACACCGAGTTTTTTCATGCCATAAATATTTGCGCGATAAGGGACTTCCGAAGGCAGGAACCGATGTCCACGCCCGTGCCGTGGCAAGAAGACCATCTTCACATCACCGAGCATCCCGGTGATAAAGGCATCGCTCGGCTCACCAAAAGGAGTCTCGAGTCGAACCTCTTCGATATTTGTAAGCCCTTCGATTTCGTAAAGACCGCTGCCTCCGATTACGCCAATTGTCATCTGTTGCATGGTTCTATCCTCCAAAGTTAATTCAAGCTGTAAGCTGTAAGCTGTAAGCTGTAAGCTGTAAGCTGTAAGCTGCAAAAGTCTGAGCCTGCAAAGACCACCTTGTCAACAGTCTTGAGTTTTTTCTTACAGCTTAAAGCTTATCGCTTACGGCTGTCCTTCAAGCTTCCCTTTGAGCTGGCCACAGGCGGCCGAGATATCCTGTCCCTTGCCTGCCCTGCGAATGGCGACAATTTGTCG of the Deltaproteobacteria bacterium IMCC39524 genome contains:
- the mtnP gene encoding S-methyl-5'-thioadenosine phosphorylase, which produces MQQMTIGVIGGSGLYEIEGLTNIEEVRLETPFGEPSDAFITGMLGDVKMVFLPRHGRGHRFLPSEVPYRANIYGMKKLGVQRIISVSAVGSMKEEIVPGHIVIPDQFFDRTQGKRASTFFGKGVTGHVQFADPVCPELCDVLVEAGQRAGATVHKGGTYVCIEGPNFSTRAESKIYRSWGVDIIGMTNIPEARLAREAEICYGTVALATDYDCWYEGHDDVTVEAVLAIIKQNVAMARNIIKEAVSSLASDAGCSCGDSLQFAIMTDPATIPEQTRNNLDLLLGKYLD